Genomic segment of Panicum virgatum strain AP13 chromosome 9N, P.virgatum_v5, whole genome shotgun sequence:
AGAATGTGTGCACAATTTATAAGTCGTGCATGAAAGAAAAATCTTTTGGATTTATAAGCGAATCGAGACGTACGGGTACAAAAGCGGAGTTAATAGCAGTGTATCTTTCaccggaagagaagaagaaaagaatcgGTAAAATAGCCGATTTGATACCTCAATTTTTATTTCATGCTCAAATCCATCTCTCAACTATGAAATCGTCCAATCTAATTCTTAAACTTTCTATTTTGGTGATGTTGTCTATGTGGCATGccatgttgccatgcctaatcAACAATGAGTGATGTAAGTCGGTCAACAAACATAAATGGACTCTTTTGATCTCTGATTCTTCCTCACAATAATTGATGCCTTGCAAAAATTATATTTCAATAGTCAATGAGAATGTACAAATAATCAAAAGTTTAAAGCTTTTTATTTAGAGACACAAGGTCATTAGTATCTTATTTTTGCTATGTTAGTGAATTATGGGTTAGTATACCATTAGAGTTGATTTCAATGTTGGATTTGATAATATGTAAAAAACCTTACATACATTTTGAGTTGGCATGTCACTTCACCAGAGATGTACATTTTGAGTTGGCATGCCATGTCACCAGAAATGAAATTGGATCTAAATGAAAAGTTTGAGGACTAAATTGTCTCATTTGATAGTTATAAAATAATGAATTTGAGTCTTGGCAGGAAGTCGAGGGATGAAATCGGCTACTTTGCCAGAAGAAAACAACAGCACAAAAGTGGGATAAaaaatgcaacaattcataaCTACAGGCCGGACTTAAAAGGCCCAGTTGGCAGCCAGACACAACTCGTCGAACtgaggccgtgtttggatgcaaaaatccaaattccaaattttttttccggcacctgcatggagacttaaatctagatgaaataaaaaacgcattgcgactgttgtctgtaaatggcgagacgaatctaataaaactaattaggatctaattagatgctaaattgctacagtaatgctacagtaaacaacttctaatgacggattaattagactcattagattcgtctcgcgatttacagacgagttatgtaattatttttgtgattagtctatatttagtacttcaaatgtaaaaagatgtcttttcaaaatttttacaacgcgcaaccaaacacggcctgaaGATTCAACAAAGGAGTGGGCCTAGCCCAATTGTTTAGCACTCGGCATGTGGGGAAATATGATTGCTTGAATCGGTTGAAGATCGAAGGAATTCTGAAGTTGACATGACGTGTTTTAACTCATGCTTTTGAGTCGTGGGAGACTGGCAGTGGGAAAAAAGAGATGTTGGAGTTGCGTCTATGCATTTGGGCAAGAGTCGAAGATGCATGCTTGATTCAATGAGTCCTTTTCTCCATCATCACACGCGGAGATATGGATTTATGCAAGAAAGAAACATTTTCGGATTATCTTACCTTTTTCAGGCTTTCAGCAAACTGCGAAGGATGTCCCCTtcttcctcgtggaaaatataGCAAGAAAAATATATGCAAATTCATATATAGGAGTATTCCTTAGTGACCAAGGTGAGCTGCCGCCTTCCCCCGCGCCCCTGCCAGCTCCTCCGTCTGGAACAGCAGGACAGACGGCCACCGGCCACGGAGCCACGGACACGGCGTCATTTCAAAGCTACAATCCCACCCCATTCtttccctcccttcctccatctccCGCCTCCCCGTCCGAAATCCCCaaatccgcggccgccgctgccatgcctccgccccgccggaacccgctcctcgtcctccccgccgtcctcgtcctcctcgtcacctccgccgccgccctctccgtcTCCACCCCCGTCGAGCTCACAGGTAAGCACGCTTCTGCCTCCCTCCCCGCCGTCGGAACACCCAGagccctaaccctaaccccctCCTCTTCCCGCCATCTCGCAGTCACCTCGCACCCGCCGGCCTTCGTCCGCCTCCCTACCGCGCGATCCATCTCCGTTGGCGATGGCGGCGCAGCCGGCGGGCCCTACTGCACGcgcgtcctcctccgcggccgcccCTCCCGGCTCCGCGACCCGTCGCGCTTCTTCCACGCGCTTCGCCTTCGAGCCAACGCCACCCGCCCCCACGGCCTCGAGCTCTGCTTCCACCGGTAAGTGGAATGGGAACTAAACCCCAAGCATCCAAGCATTTTTGTTATATAGCTCTAGTAATTTATGTTTCTTGGCTTACTTTCGTTGGGTTGCGCGCTTTGTGTTTGTAGGAATGCCACAGTGGGGCCGTGCAAGTGCGCGGCATCTCAGTGGCAGAAGATGCCCAAGAGCGGGCTCTGGGTGCAAGCCATCTCTCCCTATGACCAACGGATTTTGGATTTCAGAATGCCGGCTGACCCTTCAAGGTCTGTTGTGGTGTCCACTGAGGAAGGTATGCTCTCTTCCGCTTCCTTTAGTTTGTGCTTGGTGCACTTTGTCTTCCCCTAGTTCTTGATTGCGGAGTGTGTATCTTCTGTTGTTGTGTATGCAGAGTTCTTGATCCATAGGGTGGTGTTCTTGGTGCTGGGGTTGGTGCTGATGATGGTGGCACACGCATTGAGTGAGTCTGTGGTGTTCTACTACGGTGGAGCGATGACGATCGGCATTTTCCTTGTGATACTGATTATACTCTTCCAGGTAATGTATAATCCTCTTCACTCTGTTCTACATATGGTGAATGATAAATTGAGCTGATGATTGCTACTGGTACTGGTGGGTGGTGTCATTCTTGTAATAGTTCAATGGAACAAGCTTACTGTCTAATTCGCAACTGCTAGTTGGAATCTGGAATATCTGAAGTCTCATATTTGTATGTGGAATTGCCAAGGAAAAATCTTATCACTCCCATTACATAAATTGCAACATTTTGTTAACATAGGGTTTCCTCACAGTGAAATTGGGCTTTGTGACTTCTCTGTTCAATTTGCTTCAGATAACAAAATAAGGTAGCCAATGGACATTGTTGTCTGCTACTACAGACACATAACCATGTTTATAGAGCTATGTTCTGTAAGGAGTATCCAGATGCTTGTAGATGTGATTATTTTATGATGGACCTGCTCTACTACAGATATTAGTGAACCTAAGTTTTACAGTGGATAATATTGGGGAAAAGGAATGAAATGAAACTGTGAAAGTAATGTCCTCAAAGGAAAATAATGTCCTTAGACTTAGAGGAGTTTTTTTCACTGTGGAAACGAAAATAATGTTTCATTTCTTTCTTGCAATACTATTTTGTGTCAGACATATCTGTTTATATCGAGTTGTTATAGTCCTTTCCGAACATCTTGAGCGTGAATTTTCATTTCTTGTCACTATGATTAAATAGATTATTTGAGATCAAGCTGTTCGACTTGTTGTAATTTGCAGTATCAATGCTTTAATTAGGATCATATTGCTAATTGCCATGCTTAGAAGGTGCTGCTGATTGTTTATTTGATTAGTTTttttagttctttttttttctggcgTGGGTGGGTGACTGTGTGTGCTTGAGACAAAGTCTGATCTTTCCTGAATGTAATCACTTACATCAAGCTGCTTTGTGCTAGTCATGATGCCTTTTTATATAAATCTAACTTGTGGCCTGTTCAAATAAAGAGAGTTCTGTTTACCTGTATCCAGTCTTACCTGGTTAGctaacctttttttttcccaatCTATCTTCTTTCAGGGAATGAAGCTTTTACCCACTGGTAGAAAGAGTTCTCTTGCTATTTTTACCTACTCCACAGTTGTAAGTATCTGTTAGACTATTGATAAGTTTTCTATTTGATTTCGACCTCATGTATCTTGATCACTGATTCGTGATGATCTCTCAACAACAGGTTGGCATGACGACTTATTTTCTGCACTATTTGTCGGGTCTGTTGCGCTCAGTTCTTGTGGAAATTGGAATTACTGAAGACATGCATAATCCTGTATGTAAATTCGTCATTTGGGTTACCATCAAAGGTCCTTTTGGTTTCTATTGTTTTCACCTGCATTTACATATGTATAAGGGAATGAGGATTACTTACATTTTAACAGTGGTACAAACTCTTGAATTGCTGTATGAATGAGGATGACTTACATTTTAACAGTGGTACAATCTCTTGAATTGCTGTACGAATGAGGATGACTTACATTTTAACAGTGGTACAATCTCTTGAATTGCTGCACGGCTTCCCACTTACATTTCCTGTGTTCTGTTTTATAAACATTTACGGAGTAAGACTTAGTAATACTTTAACGTCCTTGTGGCGTGTGCTTACTGTGCTTGTTTTCTTGTGTTCTGTTGGGAATAGCCTACTCTACCTTTTATATGATAGCAAATCGATGTGAGAACATCAAATTGTTTACAGAGCTCCGTATCATGACATTAAATTGTCACATAAGGCTATTGTTAGTATTTTATCATTCATTAACATTATTCTGTTAATTTTGTTTCTGTCATTTTTCTTATGATAACTAATGTAAGATACATAATTGCAGCTAGGAATATTCCTTCTTGTATTGGTCATCTTAGCTGGAGCCTGGTTTGGTTACTGGGGTGTCCGTAAACTTGTCCTAACAGAAGATGGATCTGTTGACGTGGGTGTGGCTTTTTTTGTTGAGTGGGCTATCTTGATTGTTTCAGCTGTTATGATCCTTCAGGTAATCCCTCTGTGACAGCGTACTGTGGTCTGAGCATTGTACTTGTTTCCTTATCTGTTTATTATCATGCTAATTCTTGCTTCCTCTGTCTCTGTAGAGTTCTCTGGACTATCTCTTTGCATTTGCAGCTTTGGTCTTTTGTGTAGTCATCAAAGCAATTGCAAGAGTTGAGGGGAAGTCAAGAATTTTACGCTATCTATCACAGTATGGTAAACTCTGCTTGATATGCCAAGTATCAGCTCGATAGGTTCCAATCTTTTTTTTACACGTGTTTTTTGACGTAATGTTAGATGTACATGACCCATCAGTTTGGATACAACTGCTCATCTAAAGTGTTGAGATCTAGACATGTAGGATCTATTTTGCTATTAGAACTATTCTGTCTGGTATTTTGGGTGTGAAAAGGTTAACTTTTTTGGTTGATGTTTATACGATTTTGAGAAGAGGCCTCAACTGCCCATACCTTTTTTACTATTTAGGCCATGTTTTGAATGATGGAATGATTTCCATTTACTTTGGAATTGAAATATTACAACGCCTGATTGAAATTTCTGCAAAACCGTAGCATGTTTTTCAAATGGAGAGTGTACATAGTATAGGACCCAGACACTTTTTTTCTTCCCTGGTCACTAGGATTAAGGATGTGTAACCTAGTTGATCTATGTGCTTTTAATCGGATAGCAGCACTCCCTCCATTTAACAGACTTCATAGAACCACACATTCTTGAAAAAATTGCAATATTAGGACTGCAAACATTGACCACTCGTGATTTTGCCACTCCCAGTGAATGACACTGCGGGACCATCACATTCTTTTGACCAGACTGTCAAAGGGACTACAATTTTCAGAAACTGTCTTGAAAACTTGAAAAAACATGTTATTTTACCATTCTGTCATAACACTACATTTGTTCTTGAATTCATGTTCCAGTCAACAGATTCTATACAAATATGATAAATAACTGTGAAacatgaaaaatagaaaatgaaTCATTAAACTTATTTGTAGCAACCAAAATCCTGCAGTGCTAGGTACTGGCACAGTGATTCCTTTGGTTTATATGCTAATGACATTTTTTTCATGTTATTATGTGAACAAAACTATTTTGCTTTAGAAAGCGATAGCTAAATTCAATGATTACCCCTCTGCAGGGGACTTCCTAGTGCAACTGTGACACATTCCTCCCATTATGGAGATTTAAGTGAAGACTATTCTAGCATGAATGGGGCCCACCAAGATGGATTTGGCAAGCTCCAAGGTCACCTGCGACGTAGGCCGAGAAAAAACTCACCTCTTGCTGGTTTGTCACTTCTTTTAGTTGTACCTTCATGATGCCCCAGCTTAGTATTCTTTTATATTGGTAAACAACTTGTTGCCCTGCTTTTCCAGGCTCAGCAAAGACACAGTCACATGGTGTTGCAATGGACAACTACTATTCGACATATCATACTACCCCAGATAGGAGGAAATTATCGGAAGAGGAATACAAAGCATTCACCAGAGAGGAGACAAGGAAAGCCATGAAACAACTTGTGTCCTCACCGGATTTCAACAAGTGGGCGTTGGCTAATGCAGACAGGATATCTGTGACTCCCCCGGGAGGCagctacagcagcagcagcagcagtcgccAGCAGCGGCATGGTTTCTTTGGATTGTTTTGAGTAATGCATGTAGTGTGCTTGCAGTTATAGGAGTGATTCCATATGTATCAAGGATAGGATAGCAGTTGAGTGCTGCCACGTTTTGAAGTGGCAGCAAATTTGTAGAATATTGTGTAGTTTAGTCACCACTTAGCTCCAAACGGCTAGTGTATCATGTAACATTTAGTGCTACGGTGAATGAACCTTGAGTTGCCTTGAGTTGTATTACATCTGTAGTCGACCATCAGTACGGATACAAGGGTAGTATGAAAAAAAATCAGGTATTTCTATGCTTGCACAAAATCGTTTTTAGTCTTATAAGCAGTTGGATTTTGGATTTGCAATTAGATCATGGGAAGAAAACTACTTCCACTGATGTCTGTAAATTTAATAATCTGTTCAGGATATCAGAGGTTGCCTATTTATGGATGAGAACGGATGATCAATGAATTGGTGATCAGTTACtactttaatatttttaatattttttaagaAACATAGTATAGATGTAGACATTCACATACATGTATACATTTATCGCTATGAATATACGCATGCAACTTTATATCTATGAGCATCTTTGAGAAATTGGGCTGGCAAATTTTCGAGAGAGAGATTTGGCCGGGAAATTTTCGAAATTGATGAAATCATCATATGCATTTTCGCCTACCATTGAATAGGACTCGAACCCTTAGTTTGTAGTTACTCTTGgaatttcaaattataggttgttttgaCACCTACATAAACTATGTACCTAGATTTGgctaaataatttataatttaaaatggagggagtattactTTAATAATTTTGCTTACCGATTTTCGGGGAGGTAAGGCCCAGGCGGGTCACACTAATTTGTGGTCGACCGTACGGAGCCTCTCCGTACGGCCGATTTTTCGACAGTACTTTTTTTCCATTTATAGTAAGTTTTCTGGcgaaaaaaatttagaaaaaaattcaaattttttttggagcaGCAGCAAAATTTTCAAAGAAAaattggagagaaaaaaaaattaaggaaaaaatcaaagaaaaaaattgaagagcagaaattttttcaagaaaaaattgtatgaaataaatttaaaaaatcaagaaaaaaattacataaaaaataaaaaatcttaggttaaaaatgaaaaaaaaaccgtGTCCCATCGTCCTCCTCACCGGCGGGGCAGCGCGCGGCCCAgggaggcggatccggcggcggcggtgccgggggagcccgcggcggcggcgtgcggaggagcgcgcggatctggcggcgcgcggcggcggggagcgcggatccggcggcggcggcggcgctcatggaggcggcggcggcgctcaataGGGGAGGGAGCGCGGCTTCAAAGGAGGAAGGGagaggtggcggcgcgcggctgcgacggcggggaggtggcggcgctcaGAAGAGAGGAAATGGAAGGGGACCGGGAGGAAGAAACATAGGAGGAGAAAAGGAGGCAAGAGAACGGGAGGAatggaggaggaagaatctGTGTCACGGGAGGAATACGGCGGTGAATTATTGGGGTCTGTGGGGGGTCCACCCACGTGCGGTTGTTGACCATGAGGAAGGCTGCTCACGGTCGACCGCAGAACCAGCATCGGGGGCCAGGCATCTCACGGAACATGGGCATCCAGACTCCAGAGCAGAGGAGAGTGGGCCTTCTTCCTTCGCTAGCTTGGTGTTGATTTCGACTTTGTTGTGAGCCTGGATGGAGAATGGTAAAGAAAAAAATGCTCACCTCTCTATTAGTGATTTGCTTATCTGAAATATCGTCGATTTGAATGTAtcaattcttttttttgaatGTACCAATGCTGTAAGTTATCTTCAGCAACCACCATCTTTTTACCTCTTTTTTCACATCCCTTCCATGGTCTCAACTTCCTCCTAACTAGAAGAGCTCTACTTCTTCCCAATCTGCTCTAACTAAACTCCACCTAATACTAGTTCGTTGCGCTGGGCTTCCATCCATAAACACGATATCATGCTTTGCCCTGGCACCACCATTTTCTCATGATAACATTGCCACTAAGGCATAAACCACAAATTATACTCCCTTCTTCATCCCTTATCTCAACTTCCTCCAACCAAGAAAAACTCTGCGCTTCTCTTTAACCCTCCGGAACAAAGTTGGTGGGAGTATTGAACAGAAAACCACCAGGTTGGTAGTTCGACTTCCGGTTCGTAAAAAAACCCCCTCCTCACTTGTTTGATGTCCAAAAGATAGTTGGGATCCGACCTTTCTCATGAGTAACAGACCACTATGTACAGATTGGACACGGGTTCGGAGGTTAATATTTTTTGTAGGCAATATAAAGAAGCTCAGCCACCTCCGTTCTAAACCCCTCGCCAGCCCAACCCAATAGAATTGGAGCACCCTCTACTATGTGTCTGTGAGACTGTCTTCTTTTTGCACTGGTATGTGTTTGGATGTGGCTGTGAATTTGTTAAATCTTCTATCTCTAAGCGTAGGTTTATGAGTTGCGACTATGTACTGTACACTATTGTGGCTGTGAACTTGTTTCTAAGATTGTGAATTATTATCATAATTTATCATTACTTGTGTTAGTCTGTGTTTTCATGTACTCATTTCAGGTATGTTTGATGATTGGGTACGATGTTTTCAATTTTTAATTTTTCGTAGACTATTCATTTTATACATATCTGTTCGAATTAGTTTGTTTTTGGTATCTTATAAGTCCGTATTCGTTTTCATGTTCAACCATTCCATTTTCGTAttaaaatgtaaaaataaaaacGGCAACAATATTATCCGACAAATTCCGGTAGTTTTCTACCCTACGCCACTGTGCCACACTGTTGTCGGGAGCAACCTCTTCTCAACCCGCTATCGAACCATCTTGTCCGAGATGCGACCGCTGCGTCCCCATCTTGACGGACTACCCACATCCACGTCACCAAGGGACGCACTGGTCCCCACATGGCCGCATCATCCACCAGTGGTCTTtctggggtgtgtttagatcctggAAAAATTggtagaaaaagtcacatcggacactatagtatactgtagcatttttcgtttgtttgtagtaaatattgtcctattatgatctaactaggctcaaaagattcgtctcgcaacgtatatcaaaactatacaattagtttttttatttacctacatttaatattccatgcatgGGTTATTTGCTATAGATGGAAGTCAACACAGCCAGCGTAGAGTTTGCCCCGAAATTTGTTTAGGAAAAGCGGCATCCCCGTGACAGCCGCGCGCTACCGCTACCGGCGCTCCGCTCAGCGCTCACGTAGCGCCGCTCCCCCTTCCGTTCCGTGTCTCCGGGCACGCACCGCGACCGCCACCAACCCTGCCCCCCCTGCCCTGCCGTGATCTGATCCCATCCGAATCACCACCGATCAGACCCGTGCCGCGCCACACCACGCTACCAGAGCAGAGCCCCGCGCGCGCATCCAACCTCTCTCCTGGACACCCGCGGGCGGACGGAGCCCATCCGCGCCGGCTAGagcgcagcgcagcgcagcgTTCTCTCGCCGGGCCTTAACCTTGCTTCGCCCCTCTCGGAACCCGATCCGATGGGATCGCTCACGGGGTCGCcggagggcacggcggcggcggaggcggagtggTCCGACGAGGCGGTCGTCTACGTCAACGGCGTCCGCCGCGTGCTCCCCGACGGCCTCGCCCACCTCACCCTGCTCCAGTACCTCAGAGGTCGtgctctccctcactctcaccTTCTCTGTGTGTGTTTTTGCTGTTTCTGTCGAAGTACCCAGAGGATTAAAATTCGCATGGTACTAGCAGTAGCAGTTGGTGGGTGTGGTGGTCAGTTGGTACGGGGAGTTTTACCGCAACTGTTTTGATGCGCTTTTGGCTGGTCCCAGATTGGAATCCGGAAATCCACTGGAATCTGTCGCctgcttctctttcttcttttagAAGAGAGAATTTAAGTGGAGCGTCTAATGCCAGGACGAAGCTAGCCTCGGCTACTTTCCTGCATTCAAATTTGTCGCTGGCTGTGGCGGTGACGTGAGACAGATTCAAGTAGGATTGGGGAAGGAGGAGAACATGAGTTCATTTGGCAGATGCCTCAAGGATACCTATAACCCAGCTCTCAGGCAACACCAGGGCCCCACGGAACTTACGCAGCAAAATTCCCCAAAATTCCTGCTCCCATGACCCCACTGGCCACTCAGAGCATAGGTTGATTCGGTATATAGTGCTCTTCTTGCTTTCTTCGGGTTTTTTTTACATATATGCCATTCTTACGGTTGCCACACACGCAACCGTAAGAATGGCAAATATGTAAAAACCCCGCTTTCTTCCAGCACATGTTTAGCTGATCCACCAGAAGTTTTGGGGTATCTCCAATCACTTTAAGGAGTAGTGATTAGTGATTACAGAGGGGAAAAAAGGCAATGGTATGTGTTGATCATGGTTCACATGTGGGTCAGCTTTCCTTATCTTTGCTTATTGAATACACGAAGTATAACCAGTTCTCGTTCTGTTTCTTAAATACTTAATTGTGTGTTAAGTTCATTGATCTTACATGCACAATATTAATATCAAAAGACAATCAGATTTGCGATCGTTCTCCTACTGGAATGAGTGAAATATAGCAAATGAGCCCCCTGTTTTCTCCTGCTGGAAGATGGTCAGACAAACTGGAGAGACAGAGAGAAACGTGCCTACCATATTTTTGTCATGTAATTATTCTTACTAGTAATGGGCAGTAAATTCGCACCAGCCGATGAGTTGGAACCAAATTTATGGGAAGCTAACAAAGAGAATGATTACCTATTCAATATACATAAATTTTGAATCAAGCTGCCTATCCATTTCTCCAACTCATCATCTTAGCAGTGATCTTCATTACATGTTAGCAATTTTTAACATCGACTAATCAGTTTCAGAGGTTTCTTTTTCCCAGTTTGCATCTAACTGTGCAATCTGATGCAAGAAAAATAGTACCACAGCAACTTCTCAGAGGGTTGCATTTGCCCTCTCTGGCGATTTATATACAGTGTCacaaattattttatttcatggTTTGCAGTACCTTAATGTTTTTCTAACTATGCATTATAGATATCGGCCTTCGAGGGACAAAGCTTGGATGTGGTGAAGGTGGTTGTGGAGCCTGCACTGTCATGGTCTCTTGCTATGACTTAACTACAAAGAAATCACTGTGAGAACCATATTCCTGTATCAAAGGATGTTTTGTGCACTGTCTCTCTTTCTCTCAAACAACATAAAGTGACAGGTAACCATAGAAATAGATTTTAAGATTTACCTTCTTTAGTGTTCTAAAAACTGGTTTCGCCATGGTGGAGATGCCATTACTCCCTCACATGGGATGTAGAATCCTGTACTTGTTATATATGCCTTTATTTTGTAATTTTATGCCAATTACTTTTTTTTTCGAAGAACCTATTTTATGTCAATTATAATGTATAGAATCAAGATTCATGTAAAAAACGTGACCTACTTCATTCAGGCATTTTGCAATCAATGCATGCTTGGCTCCACTTTATTCTGTGGAAGGAATGCACATAATCACAGTTGAGGGAATTGGAGATCGCCAACGAGGTTTGCACCCTGTTCAGGTGATGCACTGTTCTTGTGTGACTTGTAGATGAGTACTGCTACATGTACAACCATTTGTGTACAACTTGGTCCATCGGTTGAAAT
This window contains:
- the LOC120689741 gene encoding uncharacterized protein LOC120689741 isoform X1; translated protein: MPPPRRNPLLVLPAVLVLLVTSAAALSVSTPVELTVTSHPPAFVRLPTARSISVGDGGAAGGPYCTRVLLRGRPSRLRDPSRFFHALRLRANATRPHGLELCFHRNATVGPCKCAASQWQKMPKSGLWVQAISPYDQRILDFRMPADPSRSVVVSTEEEFLIHRVVFLVLGLVLMMVAHALSESVVFYYGGAMTIGIFLVILIILFQGMKLLPTGRKSSLAIFTYSTVVGMTTYFLHYLSGLLRSVLVEIGITEDMHNPLGIFLLVLVILAGAWFGYWGVRKLVLTEDGSVDVGVAFFVEWAILIVSAVMILQSSLDYLFAFAALVFCVVIKAIARVEGKSRILRYLSQGLPSATVTHSSHYGDLSEDYSSMNGAHQDGFGKLQGHLRRRPRKNSPLAGSAKTQSHGVAMDNYYSTYHTTPDRRKLSEEEYKAFTREETRKAMKQLVSSPDFNKWALANADRISVTPPGGSYSSSSSSRQQRHGFFGLF
- the LOC120689741 gene encoding uncharacterized protein LOC120689741 isoform X2; amino-acid sequence: MPPPRRNPLLVLPAVLVLLVTSAAALSVSTPVELTVTSHPPAFVRLPTARSISVGDGGAAGGPYCTRVLLRGRPSRLRDPSRFFHALRLRANATRPHGLELCFHRNATVGPCKCAASQWQKMPKSGLWVQAISPYDQRILDFRMPADPSRSVVVSTEEEFLIHRVVFLVLGLVLMMVAHALSESVVFYYGGAMTIGIFLVILIILFQGMKLLPTGRKSSLAIFTYSTVVGMTTYFLHYLSGLLRSVLVEIGITEDMHNPLGIFLLVLVILAGAWFGYWGVRKLVLTEDGSVDVGVAFFVEWAILIVSAVMILQSSLDYLFAFAALVFCVVIKAIARVEGKSRILRYLSQGLPSATVTHSSHYGDLSEDYSSMNGAHQDGFGKLQGHLRPFPGSAKTQSHGVAMDNYYSTYHTTPDRRKLSEEEYKAFTREETRKAMKQLVSSPDFNKWALANADRISVTPPGGSYSSSSSSRQQRHGFFGLF